AATTGCAATGAAACCATTTGCCTAACAGAACATAAAATACCGCAAATTAAAGTACCTGATGGTTTTGTGTCAGAGAATGTAAATTTGGTGGTAAAAGGTATTTGCGATAAGTGTAGTGGCTAATAATTGCACTTCCATTGCACTTACTATTAAAGTACATTTATCCAAAATTAGTGGATATGAAGTTTAATACTAAAATACCTAAACATCTTAAACAGGCGTATAACGAAGAATTAAAACTATACAGTTTCTGTTTAGAAAATAAGCATTTTGGCAATGCTTGGTATCATTTAGAACGCAGTCATATCATAGGGCAATCTTATCCAATAGAACATACCTATTCACATTGGTTAATGCTAAAATTTGGATTTAGACAAAAAGATACTAAAGAAGTAATAGGTCAAATAGTTAGGTTGTTTGTGGGTGGCTGGAAATCATTTATAAATCACGTTCCACTTGGTAATACAGGTGGAGCAAACGTGCCACCATTAAAACGGATGCCTATTCCCAAT
This DNA window, taken from Winogradskyella sp. PC-19, encodes the following:
- a CDS encoding DUF3703 domain-containing protein, with the translated sequence MKFNTKIPKHLKQAYNEELKLYSFCLENKHFGNAWYHLERSHIIGQSYPIEHTYSHWLMLKFGFRQKDTKEVIGQIVRLFVGGWKSFINHVPLGNTGGANVPPLKRMPIPNDIEKLLDIE